The Oncorhynchus clarkii lewisi isolate Uvic-CL-2024 chromosome 12, UVic_Ocla_1.0, whole genome shotgun sequence genome segment ACCACAGACTAGACTGGACCACAGACTAGACTGGACTACAGACTAGACTGGACCACAGACTAGACTGGACTACAGACAAGATTGGACCTAGACTGGACCACAGACTAGACTGGACCACAGACTAGACTGGACCACAGACTAGACTGGACTACAGACTAGACTGGACTACAGAATGGTGTCGAAATTAAAAAATCTCACAAAGATGAACAGTCTACAAAATATGACACATTTCTTGTGTGTACTATGTCCATATGTCTCTGAGAATATTGACCATAGGAATAGAATCTCTCTATTCTATATGATTATATGTCTATGGTATTGACTTGGTTGTGTTGACCAGCTAGACAAGAGTGACGGCTCATTAACCTCTGACCTGGAGCTAATTATGTTACTGGTACTAAATTACCCCCACAGAACATGCACATCTGATCATgcctcctactgacagaggacggAGGAAGCTACCTACTCAAATACCTtttacacacagtatacagtaaagTACGGTATGATactacactgagtgtaaataacattaggagcaccttcctaatattgagtttcaccccctTTTGCATTCAGAACAGCCTACATTTTTTGGGGCatggatgctggccaatgttgactccaatgcttcccacagttgtgtcaagttggatggatatcctttgggtggcggaccattcttaatacacttgggaaactgttgagcatgaaaacccagcaccgttgcagttcttgaataccaactactaccgtaccccgttcaaagacacagACATgtttggtcttgcccattcaccctctgaatagaacacaaacacaatccatgtctcaatgttcacaaggcttaaacatccttcttcaacctgactcctccccttcatctacactgattggtggacatcaataagggaacatatctttcacctggtcagtctatgtcatggaaagagcaggtgttaatAAGTATGTGCTatcatcacatacacacacacacacatttgcaatCACCTCTGATATaaccccacccccctccaccaaTAACCCATGATATAACCCCCCTACCTATAACCCATTATATAACCCCCCCCCACTAATAACCCATTATATAACCCCCCCCACTAATAACCCATGATATAAACCCCTCCACCAATAACCCATGATGTAATCCCCCTACCTATAACCCATGATATAACTCCCCCACTAATAACCCATGATATAAACCCCTCCACTAATAACCCATGATATAACCCCCCTACCTATAACCCATGATATAAACCCCTCCACTAATAACCCATGATATAACCCCCCTACATACAACCCATGATATAACCCCCTCCACTAATAACCCATGATATAAACCCCTCCACTAATAACCCATGATATAACCCCCCCTACCTATAACCCATGATATAAACCCCTCCACTAATAACCCATGATATAACCCCCCTACCTATAACCCATGATATAACCCCCCTACCTATAACCCATGATATAACCCCCCCACTAATAACCCATGATATAAACCCCTCCACTAATAACCCATGATATAACCCCCCCTACCTATAACCCATGATATAAACCCCTCCACTAATAACCCATGATATTACCCCTCCACTAATAACCCATGATATAACCCTCCCTACCTATAACCCATGATATAACCCCCCTACATACAACCCATGATATAACCCCCTCCACTAATAACCCATGATATAAACCCCTCCACTAATAACCCATGATATTACCCCTCCACTAATAACCCATCATATAACCCCTCCCTCTACCAATAACCAATGAAATAACCCTTCCCCCAATAACCCATGATATAACCCCTCCACTAATAACCCATCATATAACCCCTCCTACCAATAACCAAGGAAATAACCCTTCCCCCAATAACCCATGCTATAAATCCACCATCACAGTGCTGCTGTGTGTAGCTCGAGCTCCTAGCGTCCCCTAGGGATGATCTCATCAGATCAGTGTGTGAGAGATGTGTTGCTGTAACACGACATGATGCATAAATTATTTACCATAGACACAGTGGAAAGCGTGGAAGCAGGCAGTGTCCAGCCACTACAGTCGAAGAGGAGGTAGACAAACCATTTTTTAAGCAACAATGTAGAAATCTTGTTGTCTCAGCTCTTGTGTGTCTCAGCTCTTGAGTGTGAACATGTCTAGTGGAGTGCAGAAGCAAGAGAGATGTTGAGAGATAACAGATGCAAGAGAGATGttgtgtacatacacacacataatgcAGACAtgctcacagaaacacacagcagtacatacacacacagactgagacatatgcacacacatagagacaacacacatctctcctctctctctttatctctctcgctctctctcggtctcggtctctctccccgccttctctccccctctctcaatttttctctcattgtctctctttccctctctccacctcccccccccctctctctctctctctctctctctctctctctctctctctctctctctctccccatctctccctctctcccacgcaATTAAAATGTgaattctctctctatctctccctctcactctctctcccctctctctctctccctccctctctctctctctcaatttaaatttcaattatctctccccctctccctatctctccctcaatgtaaattatctctcccccctctctctctctcactctctctctcacacacacacacacacacacacacacacacacacacacacacacacacacacacacacacacacacacacacacacacacacacacacacacacacacacacacacacacacacacacacacagtgggtccAAAGGAATAAGTTGGCACATTTTAATGAAACATGGCACTAACCACAAAAGGAGTCTTGCCAATTACTTTTGACAATTCTAAAGTTGAAATAGGAGAGTGAGTGTGAACACGCTACAGGGGAGATGAAAGACATGCACAGGGAAATAGGAACACTGCCACAGAGACCCATTCAACAAGCCAGCTCAGAGAAACAATATAATGAACTAGAAATGTCCTCATTCCTGTAATGTTCTTTATTGTTAACCTGTCTGTTCGTAGAATATAGTGCATGGAAAGTACACACAGCAGGTCAGTAGATCAAACCTTTCCTGAGCTCTACCTCACCAAGAATACACCTAATGTACCACAAATAAATGGTGGTATAACCAAAACGTTTTCAATGGCTTGCTTCACTCTCAAAAAGGTTTTATAGAACAGCAAAtgactattattattttttagcaGTGCACAGCTAGGCAGAAGAAACCTTTTGTTAGCCACACACAGTCCACTTCAATAGTATATAAACCCAAACACAGAGTAGAGCATGGTGCAGTCTGCTGTGGGTTCCATTCCCTACGGCGGACCAAACCCATGGCAGACCAAACCCAAACCCACGGCGGACCAAACCCACGGCGGACCAAACCCACGGCGGACCAAACCCACGGCGGACCAAACCCAAACCCACGGCGCACCAAACCCACGGCGGACCAAACCCACGGCGGACCAAACCCACGGCGGACCAAACCCAAACCCACGGCGCACCAAACCCACGGCGGACCAAACCCAAACCCACAGCGCACCAAACCCACGGCGGACCAAACCCACGGCGGACCAAACCCACGGCAGACCAAACCCAAACCCACGGCGGACCAAACCCACGGCAGACCAAACCCAAACCCACGGCGGACCAAACCCACGGCAGACCAAACCCAAACCCACGGCGGACCAAACCCACGGCGGACCAAACCCAAACCCACGGCGGACCAAGCCCACGGCGGACCAAACCCACGGCGGACCAAAACCCACGGCGGACCAAACCCAAACCCACGGCGCACCAAACCCACGGCGGACCAAACCCACGGCGGACCAAACCCACGGCGGACCAAACCCAAACCCACGGCGCACCAAAACCACGGCGGACGAAAACCACGGCGGACCAAAACCCACGGCGGACCAAACCCACGGCGGACCAAACCCACGGCGGACCAAACCCAAACCCACGGCGCACCAAAACCACGGCGGACGAAAACCACGGCGGACCAAAACCCACGGCGGACCAAACCCAAACCCACGGTGCACCAAACCCACGGCGGACCAAACCCAAACCCACGGTGGACCAAACCCAAACCCACGGCGGACCAAACCCACGGCGGACCAAACCCACGGCAGACCAAACCCAAACCCACGGCACACCAAACCCACGGCGGACCAAACCCACGGCAGACCAAACCCACGGCAGACCAAACCCAAACCCACGGCGGACCAAAACCACGGCAGACCAAACCCAAACCCACGGCGGACCAAACCCACGGCAGACCAAACCCAAACCCACGGCGGACCAAACCCACGGCGGACCAAACCCAAACCCACGGCGGACCAAGCCCACGGCGGACCAAACCCACGGCGGACCAAAACCCACGGCGGACCAAACCCAAACCCACGGCGCACCAAACCCACGGCGGACCAAACCCACGGCGGACCAAACCCAAACCCACGGCGCACCAAAACCACGGCGGATGAAAACCACGGCGGACCAAAACCCACGGCGGACCAAACCCAAATCCACGGTGCACCAAACCCACGGCGGACCAAACCCAAACCCACGGTGGACCAAACCCAAACCCACGGCGGACCAAACCCATGGCGGACCAAACCCACGGCAGACCAAACCCAAACCCACGGCGGACCAAACCCACGGCAGACCAAACCCAAACCCACGGCGGACCAAACCCACGGCAGACCAAACCCAAACCCACGGCGGACCAAACCCACGGCGGACCAAACCCAAACCCACGGCGGACCAAGCCCACGGCGGACCAAACCCACGGCGGACCAAAACCCACGGCGGACCAAACCCAAACCCACGGCGCACCAAACCCACGGCGGACCAAACCCACGGCGGACCAAACCCACGGCGGACCAAAACCAAACCCACGGCGCACCAAAACCACGGCGGACCAAAACCACGGCGGACCAAAACCCACGGCGGACCAAACCCAAACCCACGGTGCACCAAACCCACGGCGGACCAAACCCAAACCCACGGTGGACCAAACCCAAACCCACGGCGGACCAAACCCACGGCGGACCAAACCCACGGCGGACCAAACCCACGGCGGACCAAAAACGTAAAATGTAATACCTTCCTTTATCCTATATAATGATTTTATACAGGGTGGAGAGGTTGGATTGGGGACACACACAATGCattgtccgggtagccatttgattagctgttgtggagccttttggtcctagacttggtgctcttggacttggtgctccggtaccgcttgccatgcggtagcagagagaacagtctatgaccatttttagggccttcctctgacaccgcctggtatagaggtcctggatggcaggcagcttagctccagtgatgtactgggccgtacgcactaccctctgtagtgccttgcggtcggagactgagcagttgccgtaccaggcagggatgtaatcagtcaggatgctcttgatgttgcagccctcttcacgactgtattggtgtgattggaccattctagtttgttggtgatatggacaccaaggaacttgaagctctgaaCCTGCTCCACAACCACCCCATTGATGAGTGCTcggttctccttttcctgtagtctgcaatcatctcctttgtcttggttatgttgagggacaggttgttattctggcaccacccggccaagTCCCTGACCTTGCAGAGGGAGAAGGTTCCCTTAGtgcacatggactatggtggtctgcttgaaacatgctggtattacagactcaatcagggacatattgaaaatgtcagtgaagacacctgccagttggtcagcacatgcccggagcacacgtcctggtaatccgtctgcccCCACAACCTGTTGGTTCGTCTGAGGgggtagcgggatttcttataagcttccaggttagggTCCTGCTCCTTGAAgtcagcagctctaccctttagctcagtgcggttGTTGCCTGtgatccatggtttctggttggggtacgtacatacagtcactgttgggacaacgtcatcgatgcacttattgatgaagccagtgactgatgtggtgtactcctcaatgccatcgggggaattccggaacatattccagtctgtgctaacaaaacagtcctgcagcttagcatctgcatcatctgacaACTTTGTTATTGATCAAGTCACTAGTgattcctgctttagtttttacttgtaagcaggaatcaggagggttgaattatggtcagatttgccaaatggggggCGAGGGAGAACTtcgtatgcgtctctgtgtgtggagtaaaggtggtctagagtttttttccctctggttgcacattgaacatgctgatagaaattaggtaagaCTGATTTCAGAAGATGAACAGGTATTCAGCAACACCGTAGAGCAGACTGAAGATTAACAAGTATTCAGCAACACCGTAGAGCAGACTGAAGATTAACAAGTATTCAGCAACACTATTTTGCTTTaaggaaaaaaaaacattatgcTGGCTGTTGCATTTTTTCAATAAGTCATAGTATGTAGGCCTACTGATCTAGGTAAAGAAGCACAAAGAAGCCAGCAGCCTTATTTTACTGCAGTGCAGTCACTTTCTGAGTCACAATGCAAGACGAGCTAccgctcagatttttttttaaacgatttttgaatgactacttcatctctgtactccacacatacaattatctgtaagaacCCTCAGTCCAgcaccacaaagaccagggaggttatgGCTCGCAAAGAAGGTCACCAATTGGTAGATGGTAGTACCTATAGGTACTGTAGATGGGTTAAGAAAACATGGTGaaattacaaagatacaggcttccttcctaactcaattgccgaagaggaaggaaaccacatttcactttttgtcctgaatacaaagtgttatgtttggggcaaatccaatacatcaGTACCAGtttccatattttcaagtatagtggggctgcatcatgttatgggtttgcttgtaattgttaaaggACTGggtagtttttcaggataaaattgaaatggaatgaaattaagcacaggcaaaatcctagggaaaacctggttcggtctgctttccaccagacactgggagttgaattcacctttcagcaggacaataacctaaaacacaaggccaaatctacactggagtggcttaccaagaagacagtaaatgttcctgagtggatgagttaaatctacttgaaaatctatggcaagacctgaaaatgattgtctatcaatgatcaacaaccaatttgaccaAGCTTGAAGaagtttgaaaataataatgtgaaAATGTTGTACAATtcaggcgtggaaagctcttagaaaaagtataaaaaaagactcccagctgtaatcactgccaaaggtgcttctaaaaagtattgacccaggggtgtgaatacatatgtaaacaagatatttctgtattttcttcaTTTTccataaatttgcaaacatttcaccttgtcattatggggtattgtgtgtagatgggtgacacacaaaaaaatatatatattttgaattcaggctgtaacatcaaaatgtggaataagtcaaggggtatgattaCTTTCTGAAGGGACTGTAATGCTCAAAAAAGCATTGAAAAACCTCCACAAAGCAAATTGGACAGTTTTACCTAGTGTTGATtcttcagtgtaacatttctagtgttgaatCAGGAGTTAAATGAACTCTGTAAGTGTTGCTTTTAATAATCAGTGTTAAACCAAAGTGACggccatcattatcatatttcccagaatGCTCTATTGtaggtagatttaaaaaaaatgtttgtttcaatatctatgtttttaCATGTACACTGATTGATTTATTAATGTtatgctactcaaatataaataaaacatttcaaaatgaaTCCAATGTGTTACTTGGACTTATTGCACcctttactgaaatggttgttccagtttagatggttaAGGCATTCTCATAACTAAGCCTTCCCAACCCGGCAGTCATTCCAAAATGCTAAAATTCTAAATGTTGGATATccccactctggctggattccattaGGAATTATACATCATGCAAGCCAGCATAAAGTAACTGCCAGGCCTGAGGTGGCCTGTAAACCATcagtttcaggccactgtattaggGTAAAAATAGGacctcaaaataaggccttatgaaatatgtgttgtattgtctgaaataatttaatttgaatgatAACATATTCATTTAGAATCCTGAAGGCCACAGGACTGAAAATGAATGAATGCAACAACCGTCTCTCACTAACAAATGCTATCATGGGTGGTAACTACAATTCACTCGAAAGGCAAAgcactctgggaaatatgcaaatatgaCTTTACACTAAAcagtgtgttaatttaacactgaaaAGGACCTGTATAGACACTGGACCAGTGTTAAAATTAACACtgtcagtgttgatttaacactggagaatttgctgtgCAGACTCTTGCTGTTGATGTTTTTATTATAgtctgtcagagcagagagacataccTTTGTACAAGAGGCAGGgtcagagctgagagagagacatacctTTGTACAAGAGGTGGGctcagagctgagagagagacatacctTTGTACAAGAGGCAGGgtcagagctgagagagagacatacctTTGTACAAGAGGCAGGGTCAGAGCTGAGAGAAAGACATGCCTTTGTACAAGAGGTGGGctcagagctgagagagagacatacctTTGTACAAGAGGCAGGgtcagagctgagagagagacatacctTTGTACAAGAGGCAGGgtcagagctgagagagagacatacctTTGTACAAGAGGCAGGgtcagagctgagagagagacatacctTTGTACAAGAGGTGGGctcagagctgagagagagacagggagatggcaTGGTGTCCTTGAAGAAGAGCATGAAGGGAGGAAGGAAAAATGATTGGAGGAAGTGTCATTGAAGGAGGGAAAGTGGGTAGTTTATAATAGGTTGTATAAATTGACACTCTTTTTATTATCTCTGTAACGTATACGCAGGGAGTCGGGAAGTTGGTGCAGAAGTtgagtttaataataataaacacgAAGAAAATCCAAAACAGGCGTCACATACTGAATGTTAATCCCCCTGATGACTGACGCTACAGAGGTCAATATGAAGGGAGAGTAATCAGGGTGgtcatgaagtccaggtgtgcgtaatgatggtcgCCATGTGTGCGCAATGTGGgctgccaggaccggtggttagcaGACCTGGCGACGCCGAGCGCCAAAAGGAGGGAGCAGGATTTATGCATGACAATCTCCTTTTCAGGTGGTATTAGAAGTGTCACTTTGGAGACTGAATAGTTTAGGGCAAAGCTGATTTTagttatactgtacagtacaacaGTGGTCAACGTCCAAGGCGTTTCTAGTCGTCTAGTCGAtcatttctgtaaaaaacccaacGATGTGGCAATGCGTTTCTATTGTTTCGAGCTGTTGGCgggaggtgcacttgattcagcagccttAGCGCTGGGAAGGCCAAGTGTTTCCCTTTTGATTTCAAAGGTCTGAGGGTAGAACTCTGTCacaggcccagagagcaaatcaagttcACCTATAGGCCTACCATTGGCCAATCGGATAGTTCAGATCACTGTGTCTGCACTGTGTTTCCTCGAgccatagactgtaaaaagaaGCCTCATACACACAGCAAAGTTGATTTCAAAACTTagaaaaccatgactagagaaaGACTCAAAGAATACAGAAATtggctgctgtttttatgagtaagtTCATTTTTAa includes the following:
- the LOC139421823 gene encoding putative uncharacterized protein ENSP00000383309; this encodes MVQSAVGSIPYGGPNPWQTKPKPTADQTHGGPNPRRTKPTADQTQTHGAPNPRRTKPTADQTHGGPNPNPRRTKPTADQTQTHSAPNPRRTKPTADQTHGRPNPNPRRTKPTADQTQTHGGPNPRQTKPKPTADQTHGGPNPNPRRTKPTADQTHGGPKPTADQTQTHGAPNPRRTKPTADQTHGGPNPNPRRTKTTADENHGGPKPTADQTHGGPNPRRTKPKPTAHQNHGGRKPRRTKTHGGPNPNPRCTKPTADQTQTHGGPNPNPRRTKPTADQTHGRPNPNPRHTKPTADQTHGRPNPRQTKPKPTADQNHGRPNPNPRRTKPTADQTQTHGGPNPRRTKPKPTADQAHGGPNPRRTKTHGGPNPNPRRTKPTADQTHGGPNPNPRRTKTTADENHGGPKPTADQTQIHGAPNPRRTKPKPTVDQTQTHGGPNPWRTKPTADQTQTHGGPNPRQTKPKPTADQTHGRPNPNPRRTKPTADQTQTHGGPSPRRTKPTADQNPRRTKPKPTAHQTHGGPNPRRTKPTADQNQTHGAPKPRRTKTTADQNPRRTKPKPTVHQTHGGPNPNPRWTKPKPTADQTHGGPNPRRTKPTADQKRKM